A genomic segment from Phragmites australis chromosome 6, lpPhrAust1.1, whole genome shotgun sequence encodes:
- the LOC133922341 gene encoding transcription factor GTE4-like has translation MDSAPPGDDGAGGEEPAAGPVPAPSRAPTPSGPARSRWASEIKVYSRKYPRKNPKPPPEPSPNPNPLSETLSSIHRSVRRPEAEVAAAVRPDSAAPSSTLLPLLVLPARAFPAPALPPPAPAPPGEPTPASDDISSGFNRDGGAVPNGHGNDRAVVAPEKAEKARKRRARSELRRQLASELDQVRVLSKRLKVAAEALAQEGSVTMPLAMVVPPSQVVDAGYMRSQFSPIGPVRPVPVQTTTVAPVRSLQQRGPLTVSVVHIEPFDKEKRTPKANQLYQNSEFLLAKDKFPPVDSHGRKKPKHHKKYRSVEGHGTGYDAERRLYSHAFKKSSSLLSRLLKHKFAWVFNKPVDPVALGLHDYFAIIKHPMDLGTIRGWLSHGHYTNPKEFAEDVRLTFQNAMTYNPKGQDVHFMAEQLLGIFESQWPEIEAEVDYLASCPPLPKKFPPPPIDLRFLERSDSVRHHIALDSNSRPISHTPTYARTPSMKKPRAKDPNKRDMTIEEKRKLSDNLQNLPQERLDAVVQIIKNKNLSVRQHDDEIEVEIDSMDAETLWDLDRFVANYKKNLSKQKRKAEREMLARQEAELCAQHSAQQPQTTQEPSIGEKSPKQNLMVGEQLVSSVPNPNGQNASSSSSSSSDSGSSSSDSDSGSSSTDGLGAAKSS, from the exons ATGGATTCGGCCCCTCCCGGCGACGACGGCGCTGGCGGGGAGGAGCCGGCGGCGGGCCCCGTGCCGGCCCCCTCCCGCGCTCCCACCCCCTCCGGTCCAGCCAGGTCGAGGTGGGCGTCGGAGATCAAGGTCTACTCCCGCAAATACCCGCGCAAAAACCCTAAACCTCCTCCGGAACCTAGCCCCAACCCGAATCCCCTCTCGGAAACCCTATCCTCGATTCACCGCTCCGTTCGCCGCCCGGAGGCTGAGGTTGCTGCGGCGGTGCGGCCCGATTCGGCGGCGCCGAGTTCCACTCTGCTTCCACTTCTCGTCCTGCCGGCGCGTGCTTTCCCTGCCCCTGCCCTTCCGCCTCCCGCCCCGGCGCCACCTGGGGAACCCACTCCCGCCTCCGACGACATCTCCTCGGGGTTTAACCGGGACGGGGGTGCTGTACCCAACGGCCATGGCAATGACCGGGCGGTGGTCGCACCTGAGAAGGCTGAGAAGGCGCGGAAGCGCAGGGCGAGGAGTGAGCTGCGACGGCAGCTTGCGTCGGAGCTTGACCAGGTGCGTGTGCTCTCCAAGCGGCTGAAGGTGGCTGCTGAGGCCTTGGCGCAGGAGGGTTCAGTGACCATGCCTTTGGCCATGGTGGTGCCACCGTCGCAGGTGGTGGACGCTGGGTACATGCGCTCACAGTTCTCACCTATTGGTCCAGTAAGGCCCGTACCTGTCCAAACCACCACGGTTGCTCCTGTCCGCTCGCTGCAGCAGCGTGGGCCACTAACTGTGTCGGTGGTTCATATAGAACCCTTCGACAAGGAGAAACGGACACCAAAGGCGAATCAGTTATACCAAAACTCGGAGTTCTTGCTTGCCAAAGATAAGTTCCCACCCGTAGACTCACATGGACGCAAGAAACCCAAGCACCACAAGAAGTACAGGTCCGTAGAAGGTCATGGCACAGGCTACGATGCTGAGCGGAGGTTATACTCTCATGCGTTCAAAAAGTCTTCGTCATTGCTGAGCCGACTATTGAAGCACAAATTTGCGTGGGTGTTCAACAAGCCTGTCGATCCAGTTGCACTTGGCTTGCATGACTATTTTGCAATTATCAAGCATCCGATGGATCTTGGAACGATAAGGGGATGGCTCAGCCATGGGCATTACACGAACCCGAAGGAGTTTGCTGAGGATGTGCGGCTCACTTTCCAGAATGCCATGACATATAACCCCAAGGGGCAGGATGTGCATTTCATGGCCGAGCAGTTGTTAGGAATCTTTGAGTCCCAGTGGCCAGAGATTGAAGCTGAGGTTGATTATCTTGCATCGTGTCCTCCATTGCCAAAGAAGTTTCCACCTCCCCCGATTGACTTGCGCTTCCTAGAGAGGTCAGATTCCGTGAGACACCATATTGCGTTAGACTCCAATTCAAGGCCGATAAGTCATACTCCCACCTATGCCCGGACTCCATCAATGAAGAAGCCCAGAGCAAAGGATCCAAATAAGAGAGACATGACAATAGAAGAGAAGCGTAAACTTAGCGATAATCTCCAGAACTTGCCCCAAGAGAGGCTTGATGCTGTTGTGCAAATCATTAAGAACAAGAATTTATCAGTTAGGCAGCATGATGATGAGATTGAGGTTGAAATTGATAGCATGGATGCTGAGACACTTTGGGACCTTGATAGGTTTGTAGCTAACTACAAGAAGAACCTGAGCAAGCAAAAGAGAAAGGCTGAGCGTGAAATGCTTGCAAGACAAGAGGCAGAATTGTGTGCACAACATTCTGCACAACAACCACAAACA ACTCAAGAACCTAGTATTGGTGAAAAGTCTCCAAAGCAAA ATTTGATGGTGGGCGAGCAATTGGTATCTTCGGTGCCGAACCCTAATGGACAGAATGCAAGTAGTTCTAGTAGCTCCAGCAGTGATTCAGGGTCGTCTTCTAGTG ACTCAGACAGTGGTAGCTCCTCGACAGATGGACTGGGTGCTGCCAAGTCATCTTGA